ATGATGTACTTGAGCGCCTCGTCCACCGTCATGTCGAGTTCGCGGATGCGCGAGCGCGGCAGCATCAGGAAGTAGCCGCCGGTCGGGTTCGGCGTCGTCGGTACGTAGACACTGACGTGCTCACCGGGCAGGTGCGGCGTCACCGTGCGGTCGGGTGCGCCGGTCAGGAACGCGATCGTCCAGCTCCCCTCGCGCGGAAACTCGACCAGCAGCGCCTTGCGGAACGCGTTGCCCTTGTCGGACAGGAGGGTGTCGCTCACCTGCTTGACCGACGAGTAGATCGACTTGACGACCGGAATGCGGCCGAGCAGCGATTCCCACACCGTGATGAGGCGCGCGCCGAGGATGTTCGCGGCGACGACGCCGGTGACGAACAGGATCACGAACGACAGCAGGACGCCCAGGCCGGGGACATGGAAGCCGAGCAGGCGGTCGGGCTGCCACGCGTCGGGCAGGAGGCCCAGCGTCTGGTCGAGCGTCGACACCAGGAAGTGCAGCACCCAGATCGTGATGCCGAGCGGTGCCCAGACGAGCAACCCGGCGATCAGGTAGCGCTTCATGGCGTCGCGGCGTGTCCGGTCAGTGGCACGAACAGCCCGAGCCGCAACCGGTGGAGGCGGCCGCGGGCGCCGCGGCAGCGTCGCTCTTGTCGCCCCCCTTGGACTCCGTCGCCGCGGGCGCGTCGGACTTCGCGTCCGGCTTCGCGTCGGCCTTCGCGCCGACGCCGTCGGATTTCGGCTTCGAGCCGCCCTTGAAGTCGGTCGCGTACCAGCCGCTGCCCTTGAGCTGGAAGCCCGGGGCGGTCAGGAGTTTCGAGAGCGCGGGCGCCGCGCACTTCGGACAATCGACGAGCGGGGCTTCCGAGAGTTTCTGCAGGGCATCGAGCTGGTGCCCGCAGGCCGCGCAGCGGTAGGCGTAGATCGGCATCGGGGTCTCCGCGGGGCGCGATGCGCCCAAAACCTTTTGATTCAAAACGAGAATTATAGCGCGCCGGACAGGCAAGGTCGAGGCGGCTCCGCCGGGCGTGTCCCGGGTCGAGATGGAGGCTCTGCGCGTCGCTTCAACTTGATTTATCCTCGACCACGAGACCTTCGTCGGGAAGCGACAACGGAGATGAACGCGCTCTGGTTCTGGTGGATCGCGGCTGCGGTGCTGGTCGGTGCGGAATTGATGACGGGCACCTACTACCTGCTCGCCGTGGGCATCGCGTTGGCGGTGGGCGGCGTCGCCGCGCTCCTCGGAGCCTCGACGCCGATGCAGTTCGTCGCGGCCGGCGTGGCCGGGGTGGCGCTCACCATCGCCGCGCACCGCTGGCGCCTTCAGCGCGCGCTCCCACCGCAACAGCCGCCGCTCGACGTCGGCCAGGCGGTTCGCGTCGTGGGCTGGAACGACGACGGCACCGCGCGCGTCAACTACCGGGGTTCGCAGTGGACGGCGGAACTCGCGACGTCCGACACGCCGCGCGCCGAGACGATGTTCATCGTGGCGACCCGGGGCTCGGTCCTCGTCGTCGCCGACCGCCGCGACTGACGCGGCTCCACCGCAGGGGACCGCACCGATGCTCGGGATAGGCTCGTCGCTCTTCACCGTCGCGCTCTTCGTCGTCGCGCTGATCGTCATCGTCCGCGCCATCCGCGTCGTGCCGCAGCAGCACGCGTGGGTCGTCGAGCGCGTCGGACGGTTCTACGCGGTCCTCGAGCCCGGCCTCAACTTCGTGATTCCGTTCGTCGACCGCATCGCGTTTCGGCACGACCTGCGCGAGATCCCGCTCGACGTGCCCTCGCAGATCTGCATCACCAAGGACAACACGCAGTTGCAGGTCGACGGCATCCTCTACTTCCAGGTGACCGACCCCAAGCTCGCGAGCTACGGGTCGTCGAACTACATCATCGCGATCACCCAGCTCGCGCAGACGACGCTGCGCAGCATCATCGGCCGGATGGAACTCGACAGGACCTTCGAGGAGCGCGAGCAGATCAACGCGAACGTCGTCGCGGCCCTCGACGAGGCCGCGCTCAACTGGGGCGTCAAGGTGCTGCGCTACGAGATCAAGGACCTGACGCCGCCGGCCGAGATCCTGCGCGCGATGCAGGCGCAGATCACCGCCGAGCGCGAGAAGCGCGCGGTCATCGCGACCTCCGAGGGCAAGAAACAGGAACAGATCAACCTCGCCGAGGGCGCGCGCGAGGCGGCGATCGCCCAGTCGCAGGGCGAGAAGCAGGCCGAGATCAACAACGCGCAGGGGCAGGCGGCGGCGATCCTCGCCATCGCCGAGGCCAACGCCAAGGCGATCCGCCAGGTCGCCGAGGCGATCGAGTCACCGGGGGGGATGCAGTCGGTCAATTTCAAGATCGCCGAGCAGTACGTGGCCGCGTTCGGCAACCTCGCGATCAAGTCGAACACGATGATCCTGCCGACCAATGCGGCCGACGTGGCGGGCATGATCGCGACCGCGATGTCGGTGATCCGGCAGCCGGGTCCGCCGAAGGCCGGGAGCTGACATGGATCTGCGCGGGAACGCGTTCCTCGTCACCGGCGGCGCGTCGGGCCTCGGCGCCGCGACCGCGCGGATGGTCGCAGATGCCGGCGGGCGGGTCGTCGTCGCGGATCTCAAGGAGGGCGAGGGGCGCGCGCTCGCGCACGAACTCGGCGCACACGCGCGCTTCGTGCGCTGCGACGTGACCGACGAAGCGAGCGGTCGGGCGGCGGTGAAGGCGGCGGTCGACGCGTTCGGCGGCGTGCAGGGGCTCGTCAACTGCGCCGGCATCGTCCACGCCGAGCGCATCGTCGGCAAGGACGGCCCGCACACGCTCGCGGGTTTCCAGCGCGCGATCGCGATCAACCTCGTGGGGACGTTCAACCTGATCCGCCTCGCCGCGCAGGCGATGTCGGGCAACGAACCGAACGCGGAAGGTGAGCGGGGCGTGATCGTCAACACCGCGTCGGTCGCGGCGTTCGACGGTCAGGTCGGGCAGGCCGCCTACGCGGCGTCGAAGGCGGCGGTCGTCGGCATGACGCTGCCGATCGCGCGCGAACTCGCGCGTCTCGGCATCCGCGTCATGACGATCGCGCCCGGCATCTTCGAGACGCCGATGATGGCGAGCCTCACGCCGGAGGTGCAGGCCTCGCTCGGGAAGATGGTGCCGTTCCCGCCGCGCCTCGGGCGTCCCGGCGAGTTCGCGCAGCTCGTGCGCGCGATCGTCGAGAATCCGATGCTGAACGGCGAGACGATCCGCCTCGACGGCGCGATCCGGATGGCGCCGAGGTAGCGGCGTCGCTGCGTCGGCGAGGGGCCGGCGATGCGCGGCGAAATGGATCGCACCGACTCGTCCGCCGGCCCTGCGCTCGACTCGGGTCGCATCCCCGCGAAAAGCGCGGGGCCCCTGCTCCGCCTCGTCGATCGCCCCACGCCAGCGACGGGGATCGACGACGCGAGTTCGCGATCGCCGCGGGCGGCCGACGCTGGCTGGCTCGCATTTCGATGATGCCGCAATGAGGCCGCGCGGAGCGGATCGACGACGCGCGTTTGAGATCGCCGCTGGAGGCCGGTCAGTCGCGCCGCACCAGCGCGATCCCGATGAAGGCGATCGCGACGAAGATCGCGAGCGTCCAGCCGGCGATCGACAGGCCGAGGAACACCCAGGCTTTTTCGGCGCACTCGCCCGATCCCTCGAGCACCCGACGGATCACGTCGAGGAACGGCATGGTGTCGAGCATGTAGGAGAGTCCCATGCCGCACGCGGGCACCTGGTCCTTCGGCAGCGACTGCAGCCACACCTGCCGCCCGGCGAGCGCGGCGCCGATCCCGGCGGCGAGCACGAGCAGCAGGGCGTAGATCCAGGCGCCGAGACGGCCCGGCTCGTGGAAGACGCCGACGAGGAACACGAGGCCGATCGCCACGAACACCAGGCGCTGGAACATGCACAGCGGGCAGGGCTCGAGTCCCTCGCCGTACTGCAGCCAGAAGGCCCAGCCGAGGAGGCCGGCGCAGAAAAGGAACCCGAGCGCGAACGCGAGCCGCCGGCGCGGCATCAGGATGAGCGCGAGCGAGGTGATGCCGAGCGCCATGACGGCGACCTGCCACATCGAGGCCGCGAACGAGACGCCTTCGCCCTGCAGGAGCGAGATCGCCTGCTGCAGCAGGACGGCGAGGGCGACGACGAGTCCGACCCAGGGCAGCGGCACACCGAGACGTTCCATCACGCGTTCTCCGAGCGGGCGAGCGCCTGGTCCAGATCCCACAGGATGTCGTCGATCGACTCGAGGCCGATCGACAGCCGGATCATTTCCGGCGTCACGCCGGCGGCCCGCTGCTCGGCTTCGTCGAGCTGGCGGTGCGTCGTCGACGCCGGATGGATGACGAGCGACTTCGCGTCGCCGACGTTCGCGAGGTGCGACAGGAACTCCACGGCTTCGATCACGCGCTCGCCCGCCTTCGCACCGCCGTTCACGCCGAACGTGAGGATGCCGCCCGCGCCGTTCGGCAGGTAGCGTCGCACCCGCGCGTCGTCGGGTTGGCCGGGCAGGCCGGGGTAGCGCACCCACGCGACCGCCGGATGCGTCGCGAGATGCCTCGCGACCGCCATCGCGGACGCGCTGTGGCGCGGCATCCGCAGGTGCAGCGTCTCGATGCCCTGGAGCAGCAGGAACGCCGAGAACGGCGAGAGCGTCGGACCCAGCGTGCGCATCGTCTCCATGCGCGCCTTCATCGTGAACCCGAAGTCGCCGAAGGTCTCGTAGAAGCGCACGCCGTGGTAGCCGCGCGAAGGCTCGGTCATCTGCGGGAAGTTGCCGTTGTCCCACGGGAACTCGCCCGACTCCACCACGATGCCGCCCATCGTCGTGCCGTGGCCGCCCAGGTACTTGGTCACCGAGTGGACGACGAGGTCGGCGCCGTGCTCGAACGGGCGGCAGAGGTACGGCGAGGCGAGCGTGTTGTCGATCACGAGCGGCACGCCGCGTTCGTGCGCGACCTCCGCGAGCGCGGCGATGTCGCAGACGTTGAGCTGCGGGTTGCCGATCGTCTCCGCGTAGAGCGCCTTCGTGCGCGGCGTCATCGCGGCGCGGAACGCGCCGATGTCGTCCGGATCGACGAAGGTCGCGTCGATGCCGAACTGGGCGAAGGTCACCGCGAGCTGCGAATACGAGCCGCCGTAGAGCGTGCGCGCCGCGACGATGTGGTCGCCCTGCCGCGCGAGCGTCAAGAGCGTCACCATCTGCGCCGCCATCCCGGTCGCGCAGGCCAGCGCCGCGCGGCCGCCTTCGAGCGCGGCGACCCGCTCCTCGAGCGCCGCGACGGTCGGATTGCTGATGCGCGAGTAGACGTTGCCGAAGGTCTGCAGGTTGAAGAGCGACGCCGCGTGGTCGGCGCTGTCGAACACGAACGACGTCGTCTGGTAGATCGGCAGCGCGCGCGCGCCGGTGGCCGCATCGGGGATCTGCCCCGCGTGCAGGCACAGCGTGTCGAAGCCGTAGGTGCGGTCGGGCATGGACCGGAATTCTACGTCCCCCGGCGCCGGGCGGGCGCCGGAGGCCGTCGATCGAGGGTCAGGCGGGCCGCCGCGCCGAGATCACGCCGGTGTTGACGCCGCACCAGTTGAGCCCGCCCAGGATGCGCGCGTGCTCGATCTTCACGCAGCGGTTCTGCACGACGTCGAGGCCGGCGTCGGTCGCGATCCGCGCGGCTTCGTCGCTCGCCACGCCGAGCTGCATCCAGAGCACCTTCGCGCCCTTCGCGACCGCCTCGCGCGCGATCGAGGGCATCTCGCTCGCGCGCCGGAAGGCGTCGACGATGTCGACCGCCTCGGGAATCGCCGCGATCGACGGATGGCAGCGCTCACCCAGCACCTCCTCGTACTGCGGATTCACCGGGATCACGCGGTAGCCGTGCTCCTGCATGTACTTCGCGGCGAAGTACGACGGCCGATGCCAGTGCGCGGACAACCCGACCACCGCGATCGTGCGATGGTTCGCGAGGATGCGCCGGAGGCCGGCGATGTCGTCGACGATCCTGCCTCGCGCGAGCGTGCTCATTGCTGCGTGTACTCGCCCCAGTTCGGGTTGTTGCGGTACGGGTAGTCGTTGTGGATGCGCCGTCCCGACGAGATCTGCCGGTCGAGGCCGCCGCCGAGCGACGGGTAGTCGCCCGGACCGAATGTGCGGCAGGTACCGCGGAACTCCGAGTCGCTGCAGAACATCCAGTAGCCGCGCTCGACGCGCATGGACGCGGCGCGGTCGTTGAAGCCGG
This DNA window, taken from Burkholderiales bacterium, encodes the following:
- a CDS encoding NfeD family protein; translation: MNALWFWWIAAAVLVGAELMTGTYYLLAVGIALAVGGVAALLGASTPMQFVAAGVAGVALTIAAHRWRLQRALPPQQPPLDVGQAVRVVGWNDDGTARVNYRGSQWTAELATSDTPRAETMFIVATRGSVLVVADRRD
- a CDS encoding zinc ribbon domain-containing protein; amino-acid sequence: MPIYAYRCAACGHQLDALQKLSEAPLVDCPKCAAPALSKLLTAPGFQLKGSGWYATDFKGGSKPKSDGVGAKADAKPDAKSDAPAATESKGGDKSDAAAAPAAASTGCGSGCSCH
- a CDS encoding SDR family NAD(P)-dependent oxidoreductase, which encodes MDLRGNAFLVTGGASGLGAATARMVADAGGRVVVADLKEGEGRALAHELGAHARFVRCDVTDEASGRAAVKAAVDAFGGVQGLVNCAGIVHAERIVGKDGPHTLAGFQRAIAINLVGTFNLIRLAAQAMSGNEPNAEGERGVIVNTASVAAFDGQVGQAAYAASKAAVVGMTLPIARELARLGIRVMTIAPGIFETPMMASLTPEVQASLGKMVPFPPRLGRPGEFAQLVRAIVENPMLNGETIRLDGAIRMAPR
- a CDS encoding disulfide bond formation protein B, yielding MPRRRLAFALGFLFCAGLLGWAFWLQYGEGLEPCPLCMFQRLVFVAIGLVFLVGVFHEPGRLGAWIYALLLVLAAGIGAALAGRQVWLQSLPKDQVPACGMGLSYMLDTMPFLDVIRRVLEGSGECAEKAWVFLGLSIAGWTLAIFVAIAFIGIALVRRD
- a CDS encoding CoA-binding protein, with the translated sequence MSTLARGRIVDDIAGLRRILANHRTIAVVGLSAHWHRPSYFAAKYMQEHGYRVIPVNPQYEEVLGERCHPSIAAIPEAVDIVDAFRRASEMPSIAREAVAKGAKVLWMQLGVASDEAARIATDAGLDVVQNRCVKIEHARILGGLNWCGVNTGVISARRPA
- a CDS encoding DUF502 domain-containing protein; protein product: MKRYLIAGLLVWAPLGITIWVLHFLVSTLDQTLGLLPDAWQPDRLLGFHVPGLGVLLSFVILFVTGVVAANILGARLITVWESLLGRIPVVKSIYSSVKQVSDTLLSDKGNAFRKALLVEFPREGSWTIAFLTGAPDRTVTPHLPGEHVSVYVPTTPNPTGGYFLMLPRSRIRELDMTVDEALKYIISMGVVVPRGGTIAPPPRPGVASVTAAVRN
- a CDS encoding O-acetylhomoserine aminocarboxypropyltransferase/cysteine synthase, translating into MPDRTYGFDTLCLHAGQIPDAATGARALPIYQTTSFVFDSADHAASLFNLQTFGNVYSRISNPTVAALEERVAALEGGRAALACATGMAAQMVTLLTLARQGDHIVAARTLYGGSYSQLAVTFAQFGIDATFVDPDDIGAFRAAMTPRTKALYAETIGNPQLNVCDIAALAEVAHERGVPLVIDNTLASPYLCRPFEHGADLVVHSVTKYLGGHGTTMGGIVVESGEFPWDNGNFPQMTEPSRGYHGVRFYETFGDFGFTMKARMETMRTLGPTLSPFSAFLLLQGIETLHLRMPRHSASAMAVARHLATHPAVAWVRYPGLPGQPDDARVRRYLPNGAGGILTFGVNGGAKAGERVIEAVEFLSHLANVGDAKSLVIHPASTTHRQLDEAEQRAAGVTPEMIRLSIGLESIDDILWDLDQALARSENA
- a CDS encoding paraslipin, translating into MLGIGSSLFTVALFVVALIVIVRAIRVVPQQHAWVVERVGRFYAVLEPGLNFVIPFVDRIAFRHDLREIPLDVPSQICITKDNTQLQVDGILYFQVTDPKLASYGSSNYIIAITQLAQTTLRSIIGRMELDRTFEEREQINANVVAALDEAALNWGVKVLRYEIKDLTPPAEILRAMQAQITAEREKRAVIATSEGKKQEQINLAEGAREAAIAQSQGEKQAEINNAQGQAAAILAIAEANAKAIRQVAEAIESPGGMQSVNFKIAEQYVAAFGNLAIKSNTMILPTNAADVAGMIATAMSVIRQPGPPKAGS